In a genomic window of Brassica oleracea var. oleracea cultivar TO1000 unplaced genomic scaffold, BOL UnpScaffold01092, whole genome shotgun sequence:
- the LOC106320851 gene encoding uncharacterized protein LOC106320851, whose protein sequence is MLSLEIDYPYHPKHPLKFLTKEERHFSDGKCRICGKYLRWKFYHCSICKFSVDVDCVRDPPPLTILFPKAHEHQLSLTPRKISFDCDACGMAGDRSPYSCQQCYFMIHQSCIDLPEIINVNRHEHRLSRRLHLSLGSWVCGFCHKNVDWSYGAYSCSICPNYVIHSKCAIRYDVWDKLELKGIPEEPGDIEPFKVIDENLICHFSHKEHYLQLNEEGIISGGSIRCEACVLPIYSQAFYSCVQCNFILHKTCANLSRKKRHFYDDKPLTLICGDKIERYCNMCEEYSEGFKYTDFQYFSFDVKCGTLSDSIIHESHPCTLYYNNGKPLG, encoded by the exons ATGCTTTCTTTAGAGATAGACTACCCTTATCACCCTAAACATCCCCTTAAGTTCCTCACTAAAGAAGAACGTCATTTCTCCGATGGGAAATGTCGTATATGTGGAAAATATTTAAGATGGAAATTTTATCATTGTTCAATCTGTAAATTTAGTGTGGATGTTGATTGTGTGAGGGATCCTCCACCGCTTACAATCTTATTTCCTAAGGCTCATGAACATCAACTCAGCCTTACACCAAGGAAAATATCTTTTGACTGTGATGCTTGTGGGATGGCGGGTGATCGGAGTCCTTATTCATGCCAACAATGTTATTTCATGATTCATCAAAGCTGTATTGACTTACCGGAGATCATCAACGTCAACCGTCACGAGCATCGTCTTTCTAGACGTCTTCATCTAAGTCTTGGGAGTTGGGTATGCGGATTTTGTCACAAAAACGTTGACTGGTCTTATGGGGCATATTCTTGCTCGATTTGTCCTAATTATGTCATTCATTCTAAATGTGCAATACGATATGATGTATGGGACAAGTTAGAGCTGAAAGGGATACCAGAAGAACCTGGAGATATCGAACCATTTAAGGTAATAGATGAAAACTTGATATGTCATTTTAGTCACAAGGAACATTATTTACAACTCAACGAGGAAGGTATCATATCCGGTGGAAGCATTCGTTGTGAAGCATGTGTCTTACCTATATATTCTCAAGCATTCTATAGCTGCGTGCAATGCAATTTCATTCTCCATAAAACATGCGCTAATCTTTCTAGAAAGAAACGACATTTTTATGACGACAAACCATTAACTTTAATATGTGGTGACAAGATAGAGCGTTATTGTAACATGTGTGAAGAATATTCTGAAGGTTTCAAGTATACCGACTTTCAATACTTCAGTTTTGATGTTAAGTGTGGCACACTTTCTGATTCTATCATCCATGAAAGTCATCCATGCACCTTGTACTACAACAACGGGAAGC CTTTGGGATAG